One Nitrospina watsonii DNA segment encodes these proteins:
- a CDS encoding L,D-transpeptidase family protein produces the protein MAQISKLKVLTIAEYNLIANKDPVGSYDRRTRENLDAIRARLRDNVARLSDLERRLHDKFKDAKFQALDKKDRQVRSEVNRHRLSARTRRMLAWSGSALAVTVLGLGFVYALVLDAATQKRVDYLIYERLGQLGMASPQEVKQIKGELDKLERDLVQTKKKNLELAQMIDQMIQNNKVPQNLQVIVKRIHDDPRAKYVKQGESTRLLFDGKPIAQYSTHAENWYILGILETGMLKVFYNDEEILEVPAIFGRKDEETPVGEYEIENKLYKPTWYKKEEVNGRTVVRAIPFGDPDHEIGHWWLGMKRLGKPVPGSYGIHGVNVARTNEFFKKNYDHRGGSAGCPNIQEWNLDFLAHVLPTGTPVHIVHEEKWSKSA, from the coding sequence ATGGCGCAGATATCCAAATTAAAAGTTCTGACGATTGCCGAATACAACCTGATCGCCAATAAAGACCCGGTCGGCAGTTACGATCGCAGGACGCGCGAGAACCTCGACGCCATCCGTGCCCGGTTGCGTGACAACGTGGCGCGGCTGTCCGATCTCGAACGCCGTCTGCACGACAAGTTCAAGGACGCCAAGTTCCAGGCCTTGGACAAAAAGGATCGGCAGGTGCGCAGCGAAGTCAACCGCCATCGCCTGTCGGCGCGCACCCGGCGCATGCTGGCGTGGTCGGGTTCCGCTCTCGCCGTCACCGTGCTCGGCCTGGGGTTCGTCTATGCCTTGGTGCTCGACGCCGCCACGCAGAAGCGCGTCGATTACCTGATCTACGAACGGCTGGGCCAGCTCGGCATGGCCTCGCCGCAGGAAGTGAAACAGATCAAGGGCGAGCTCGACAAGCTGGAGCGCGACCTCGTCCAGACCAAAAAGAAAAACCTCGAGCTGGCGCAGATGATCGACCAGATGATCCAGAACAACAAAGTGCCGCAGAATCTGCAAGTCATCGTCAAGCGCATCCACGACGACCCGCGCGCGAAGTACGTAAAGCAGGGCGAAAGCACGCGGTTGCTGTTCGACGGCAAACCCATCGCGCAGTATTCGACCCATGCGGAGAACTGGTACATCCTCGGCATACTGGAGACCGGCATGCTGAAGGTGTTTTACAACGACGAGGAAATATTGGAAGTGCCCGCCATCTTCGGTCGCAAGGATGAAGAGACGCCGGTCGGCGAGTACGAGATCGAGAACAAGTTGTACAAGCCGACGTGGTACAAGAAGGAAGAGGTGAACGGCAGGACCGTCGTGCGCGCCATCCCGTTCGGCGACCCGGACCACGAGATCGGCCACTGGTGGCTGGGTATGAAGCGGCTGGGCAAACCGGTGCCCGGCAGTTACGGCATCCATGGCGTGAACGTGGCGCGCACCAACGAGTTCTTCAAAAAGAATTACGATCACCGAGGCGGCAGCGCCGGTTGTCCCAACATCCAGGAATGGAACCTGGATTTCCTCGC
- a CDS encoding ParA family protein, with protein sequence MSIISFIGPKGGIGKTTLSINTAAALTRALQSTQSNRPICLVDLDLRLPTIASLLDSHPSRSFYDLFEALANKTYQVDFLRTVYQMLATFRRYTEGTLETGDPQVQKQFSRYQTLKTELFHFGGFEFADALHELFLKRGEVQTPAQVRELADVVHAIPLDKLRAVLLKADAGSRPDPGDYINHIEEYGFSLIGGEVPILGKREHRRRVNQPEFLLLFLDFLRGVFDRFEHTILDTPAGGVNHLSSLICQIDQVAFVFDLSNTLAINGSIDALHTFIDYYEDFSADYTRGQLTGIEKAYIERVQAKDGKAAVFGSMKNKQMGLVFNRLEDLKEVPPALDRLRQYLDTLDKYHQYKKRIHILGLVPQNKVVNITNNRGTLFYNMDTTLAGRMDQIALGLASRMENCPALDEPDRVILNYLEKFKTPSHFSVFGG encoded by the coding sequence ATGTCCATCATTTCGTTCATCGGCCCGAAGGGGGGCATTGGCAAGACGACCCTGTCGATCAACACCGCCGCCGCCCTGACGCGGGCGCTGCAATCGACGCAGTCCAACCGGCCCATCTGCCTCGTCGATCTCGACCTGCGCCTGCCCACCATCGCCAGCCTGTTGGACAGCCACCCGTCGCGCAGTTTTTACGATCTATTCGAAGCGCTCGCCAACAAAACCTATCAGGTCGATTTCCTGCGCACCGTGTACCAGATGCTCGCCACCTTCCGCCGTTACACCGAAGGCACCCTCGAGACCGGCGATCCGCAAGTGCAAAAACAGTTCAGCCGTTACCAGACGCTGAAAACGGAGCTGTTCCACTTCGGTGGCTTTGAGTTTGCCGATGCGCTGCACGAATTGTTTCTCAAGCGCGGCGAGGTGCAGACCCCGGCGCAGGTGCGGGAACTGGCCGACGTCGTCCACGCCATTCCGCTGGACAAACTGCGCGCCGTCCTGTTGAAGGCGGACGCCGGATCGCGACCCGACCCCGGCGATTACATCAACCACATCGAAGAATATGGTTTCTCACTGATCGGTGGCGAAGTGCCGATTCTGGGCAAGCGCGAGCACCGGCGGCGCGTCAACCAGCCGGAGTTCCTGTTGCTGTTCCTCGATTTCCTGCGCGGCGTGTTCGACCGGTTCGAGCACACCATCCTCGACACCCCGGCGGGCGGCGTCAACCACCTGTCGTCGCTCATCTGCCAGATCGACCAGGTGGCGTTCGTGTTCGACCTCAGCAACACCCTGGCCATCAACGGCAGCATCGACGCCTTGCACACGTTCATCGATTATTACGAGGATTTCAGCGCCGACTACACGCGCGGCCAGTTGACCGGCATCGAGAAGGCCTACATCGAGCGCGTGCAGGCGAAGGATGGCAAGGCGGCGGTGTTTGGGTCGATGAAGAACAAGCAGATGGGCCTCGTGTTCAACCGCCTCGAAGATTTGAAAGAGGTGCCGCCTGCGTTGGATCGTTTGCGGCAGTACCTCGACACCCTGGACAAGTACCATCAGTACAAAAAACGCATTCACATTCTGGGACTGGTGCCGCAGAACAAGGTGGTGAACATCACCAACAACCGCGGCACGCTGTTTTACAACATGGACACCACGCTGGCGGGCCGCATGGACCAGATCGCGCTCGGGCTGGCATCGCGTATGGAAAATTGCCCTGCGCTGGACGAGCCGGACCGCGTTATACTGAACTACCTGGAGAAATTCAAAACCCCGTCCCACTTCAGCGTGTTTGGCGGGTGA